The DNA window CTAATATGGAAGCAAGATTAACTGAGTGGGAACTAATAGCAAATTTAGGACAAATGTAGTTCCTTTGTAGATATTGagtaattactaaataaaaatatcctCATTAAGAACTTGCTAACTATGACCAGTTAATAAAGTATTACCAATGAATTACTAAACAGAACAGTAACATTTTTAAACACTTATTAAATGACTTGTAGCATTGATATCAACTCCTCACTAATTGTCATACCTTGTCATACTCAACGCTTGAGTAAATAATGAGGGGTTGACATTGatttcaaaagtaattaattaagttatttaatatattttatatctgacacatactgtacagccatacaTTTCTGTGAGGCCCTAGTGATATTCTAACAGACactgtaatctggaagatgttgtttatATTCATATCCTAAAGAGAACTCTTTCCTAAGATACTGTCACCAAATGTAGGTGTTTTGGAGTCGGAGAAGTATTGAACTGACAGTGAATACAGCTCATAATAGTGAACTAATCCAATCATGGGCTTGTCATTTTcccttcatattttttttatcattatcattattattctgtGTTTAAGTTTGATATAAACTACTCTTTGGTAAGTGTATAGTAGTGACAATCTCAACCTGCAAAGCCAACTTATTTGGGGGgatataataatcataaataagtTGAATATAATAATGTCTAAATAATTGTCTTATACAAATCAATAGTTTACTTTTAGACACGTTACTGTTGTGGTTAATAATTAATTGGTTTCTTTATTAATTGATCACAGTTAAGAAGTAGTATTCAATGCGcatattttatttagtaactACTGAATACCTAAGAAAGGAACTACTATTGTCCTAAATTTGCTATTACTAATGGCAGTGTTAATGTGGTACTacctattatttatttaattttgtgagAATAGGACAAGAGTGAACAATGTGCTGTTTTCTGACATTTTTGTGCCATTGTTGGTCCTGTAGATTCATGTTTTAATTAGATCACATGAAACACTGACAAACAGTAGATCTATAAGCCCATTTAGCAGTGTGTTacgtgttaaaatgaaaatatttattatttgaatttggTTGATTATTTTGAGGGTatcttttacattaaaaaaaaaattatgcaaaataataataataataataataataatagcacaaTATCATTGAGGAAGAGCACAATGTAAAAATATGGTGTACAACAATGGATATGTGTATCGAAAGGCAGCTGTCatcattattacattaaatgtgattatttttattgtgcTAATATCAAATAAAATTGCATCACCTCTACAAATGATCAAGTTTATTAAACTGTATAGATTAACTGTATACATTTATGAtagtgttatattattatttcctaCAGCACAAAAGATGTTGtgatatacatgcatacatgttGTAACATTCATTATCCTCAATTGATTTGCATCATTAAACTTAACACAGattgcattttacaaaaaaaaaaaaaaaaaaaaaatctgggaaatcaccaaaacattaaaaagagatTAAACAAACGCTAAAGTATTTGTGTAATTGATTCTGTCAAAAATGTTTAGTTCtcaaaaaaacactttaacaCTGTTGTTAAACAGTGTTGGGTTTAAGGAAATATTCCTTGTGGAAGGTCAAACAGCTAAAATTGACTTTAAGTGCAGTGTATAATTGTTACATGCTCGCCGTTTAATGTACTTATATCAAGAGTCTTTATCGTTTATGAATGgggaaaaatctatttttcttattctaactttaaaataaaacaacctaCTCAGAAATAAGCATTTGTTGGTTTGTGTCATGGCATTTTTTCTTGGGTGTTCATGTTGgaattaattgtaaataacaataataatagtaaataaaaatggaTATACTGAATTGTGTACGGAAAACACTGCATTTAGTTCCAGACTATTCCCAGCATTTTGCAGCTGAGCTCCCAAAGTTTCTCAGCCATTTCATCATCTCTAGCAGCTCTGGTGCATCTCGAAGGTCTGCAGTTGCTGTAGAAAATGggaaagaaaaatacaaacaaaacaaaaatccattATGGGAACCAGTCAGTTTATATCAGTTGCCTCTGCCACTGTATTTAATTTAGTATGACACAATTCAATACCTGTAGTAACCACCACTCTCTTTGTCTAACTCTGGTTCCACTGCGCAGAAGATGGTAGTTTGTGCTCCCTGCACTGGGGTCTTTGTGAAAGGTCTGACAATCTTCCACATGATCAGAAGTCCGAGATTCATATGTCTTTTAAGTTTTGTTCGCACAATTCCTGGATGGACTGCATAAGCTGTAACACCTGTGTCTGAAATTACAATTCACGATAGATCAAAAAAGTACTCCCCGGCACAAGTACCCATGAATTTTCCCATTTATTTAATCTTCCAGATTACTTACCCTTGAGTTTTTTGGCCAAGGAACGAGTGAAAAGGATATTGGCCAATTTACTCTGACCATATGCCCTCCTACTGTGGTAATTCCTCTCACTATTGATATCATCAAGAGCTATTGTGCCCCAACCATGAGCCATGGAGGAAAGGATGATGATTCTTGAGGGGGCAGATCGCTTCAGGAGATCAATCAGCAGGAAGGTTAACAGAAAGTGACCTAATTGACAT is part of the Carassius auratus strain Wakin chromosome 27, ASM336829v1, whole genome shotgun sequence genome and encodes:
- the LOC113045529 gene encoding retinol dehydrogenase 12 isoform X1, whose product is MSNIYTLREMFGGQWSSSARLDGKTVIITGANTGIGKETARDLAGRGARIIMACRDLDKAEGAQKEIMDDSGNQNIVIRKLDLSDTKSIREFAEAINKEERAIHVLINNAGIMMCPYSKTADGFEMQFGVNHLGHFLLTFLLIDLLKRSAPSRIIILSSMAHGWGTIALDDINSERNYHSRRAYGQSKLANILFTRSLAKKLKDTGVTAYAVHPGIVRTKLKRHMNLGLLIMWKIVRPFTKTPVQGAQTTIFCAVEPELDKESGGYYSNCRPSRCTRAARDDEMAEKLWELSCKMLGIVWN
- the LOC113045529 gene encoding retinol dehydrogenase 12 isoform X2; this encodes MACRDLDKAEGAQKEIMDDSGNQNIVIRKLDLSDTKSIREFAEAINKEERAIHVLINNAGIMMCPYSKTADGFEMQFGVNHLGHFLLTFLLIDLLKRSAPSRIIILSSMAHGWGTIALDDINSERNYHSRRAYGQSKLANILFTRSLAKKLKDTGVTAYAVHPGIVRTKLKRHMNLGLLIMWKIVRPFTKTPVQGAQTTIFCAVEPELDKESGGYYSNCRPSRCTRAARDDEMAEKLWELSCKMLGIVWN